The following are encoded in a window of Streptomyces sp. 11x1 genomic DNA:
- a CDS encoding metalloregulator ArsR/SmtB family transcription factor, which translates to MDKVFKALADETRRRLLDRLHEHNGQTLGELCARIDMARQSVTQHLGVLEAANLVSTVRRGREKLHYLNPVPLHEMQERWIDKFERPRLRALGAVKRRAEEAMTDKPTFVYVTYIASTPEKVWEALTSTDLTADYWGHRNESDWRQGSRWAHVRTDGSGVEDVVGTVVVSEPPTRLVTTWASPGGEGKEETYSRVTFDIEPHADIVRLTVTHEDLQDEGALAEVSFGWPAVLSNLKSLLETGRVLPQEPWKVPARG; encoded by the coding sequence ATGGACAAGGTCTTCAAGGCGCTGGCCGACGAGACCCGCAGAAGGCTGCTGGACCGGCTGCACGAACACAACGGGCAGACCCTGGGCGAGCTGTGTGCGCGGATCGACATGGCGCGGCAGTCGGTGACGCAACACCTGGGTGTCCTGGAGGCCGCCAACCTGGTCAGCACGGTGCGGCGGGGGCGGGAGAAGCTGCACTACCTCAATCCGGTCCCGCTCCACGAGATGCAGGAGCGGTGGATCGACAAGTTCGAGCGCCCCCGGCTGAGAGCGCTCGGTGCCGTGAAACGACGAGCCGAGGAAGCCATGACCGACAAGCCCACATTCGTGTACGTCACCTACATCGCGAGCACGCCCGAGAAGGTCTGGGAGGCGCTGACCAGCACGGATCTGACCGCCGACTACTGGGGGCACCGCAACGAGTCGGACTGGCGGCAGGGCTCGCGCTGGGCCCATGTCCGCACCGACGGCTCCGGTGTCGAGGACGTCGTCGGCACGGTCGTGGTGAGCGAGCCTCCGACCCGGCTGGTCACCACCTGGGCCTCCCCGGGGGGCGAGGGCAAGGAGGAGACCTACTCGCGGGTCACCTTCGACATCGAGCCGCACGCCGACATCGTGCGGCTCACCGTGACCCACGAGGATCTCCAGGACGAAGGCGCGCTCGCCGAGGTGTCCTTCGGCTGGCCCGCGGTGCTGTCCAACCTCAAGTCGCTGCTGGAGACCGGCCGTGTCCTGCCGCAGGAGCCGTGGAAGGTGCCGGCCCGAGGATGA
- a CDS encoding aminoglycoside phosphotransferase family protein has protein sequence MTGPVRQRRTWNLAGLCRLPTGQGPVWLKATPRFASDEAAVIAAFARVDAGLVPTVLVADERRMLLEHVPGEGCWAADAATVEAGVRRTVAAQAALAGREPPRLRDRRDPVLTELVRDLLDGPAAPDLTAQEQDRARELTGRWERLAECGLPATLVHADFHPGNWRGDGRSPVVMDFADAHWGNPVLDCLRLYDFLPEAVRGTAVRVWADAWRTHAPRSDPARALALAEPLAHLTYAVRYQEFLDGIEPSERPYHEGDPAAVIRRALHCQRHPGLGFTEMVD, from the coding sequence GTGACCGGACCGGTCCGGCAGCGGCGGACCTGGAACCTGGCGGGTCTCTGCAGGCTGCCCACCGGGCAGGGGCCGGTCTGGCTCAAGGCGACACCGCGCTTCGCATCCGACGAGGCCGCCGTCATCGCCGCGTTCGCCCGCGTCGACGCGGGACTCGTCCCGACGGTCCTCGTCGCCGACGAGCGCCGGATGCTGCTGGAGCACGTCCCGGGAGAGGGCTGCTGGGCGGCCGACGCCGCGACGGTCGAGGCGGGAGTACGCCGTACGGTCGCCGCGCAGGCCGCCCTGGCCGGCCGCGAACCGCCGCGTCTCCGGGACCGGCGGGACCCGGTCCTGACCGAGCTGGTGCGTGACCTGCTCGACGGACCGGCCGCACCGGACCTCACCGCACAGGAACAGGACAGGGCACGCGAGTTGACGGGCCGCTGGGAGCGGCTCGCCGAGTGCGGCCTCCCCGCCACGCTGGTGCACGCCGACTTCCACCCGGGCAACTGGCGCGGTGACGGCCGGTCACCGGTCGTCATGGACTTCGCCGACGCCCACTGGGGCAACCCCGTACTGGACTGTCTGCGCCTGTACGACTTCCTCCCCGAGGCGGTACGCGGCACGGCCGTCCGGGTCTGGGCCGACGCCTGGAGGACCCACGCCCCGCGGAGCGACCCGGCCCGCGCACTGGCCCTGGCCGAGCCACTGGCACACCTCACGTACGCCGTGCGCTACCAGGAGTTCCTCGACGGCATCGAGCCCTCGGAACGGCCGTACCACGAGGGCGACCCGGCGGCGGTGATCCGCAGGGCCCTGCACTGCCAGAGACATCCCGGCCTCGGTTTCACGGAGATGGTGGACTAG
- a CDS encoding SPW repeat protein, with protein MANVSHRSDISSHPDAPEMQARYARMLGGRDVALVDGPVFLLGLYCAVSPWILHFTTSQPALVPHNLIVGIAIGLLALGFTAAPERMYGLSWAMGALGVWMIISPWIVGESPDAGVVVNNIIIGCLTLLLGLMCAGVAAKGGTRGGRTP; from the coding sequence ATGGCCAACGTCTCACACAGGAGTGACATCTCCAGTCACCCCGACGCACCCGAAATGCAGGCTCGGTACGCCCGCATGCTCGGCGGTCGCGACGTGGCGCTCGTGGACGGACCGGTGTTCCTGCTCGGTCTGTACTGCGCCGTGTCCCCGTGGATACTCCACTTCACCACGAGCCAGCCCGCGCTGGTGCCCCACAACCTCATCGTGGGCATCGCGATCGGACTTCTGGCCCTCGGCTTCACCGCCGCGCCGGAGAGGATGTACGGCCTGAGCTGGGCCATGGGCGCGCTGGGTGTCTGGATGATCATCTCGCCATGGATCGTGGGCGAGAGCCCGGACGCCGGTGTCGTGGTCAACAACATCATCATCGGCTGCCTGACCCTGCTGCTGGGGCTGATGTGCGCCGGCGTCGCCGCCAAGGGCGGCACCCGAGGGGGCCGCACCCCGTAG
- a CDS encoding DUF4232 domain-containing protein: protein MRTRSLLTVSTVATAGAALLLTAAPQGLAAQPAAKTPVCKSKVLKLGAKQAKDTRIVHISVKNTGTRTCTIDRLPVVTFGDLDGAAQPVPSGESGPYKVGAGKTVYAAVRTIAHLKDPEARRVGTITVSANPDLYGRTFPLKQLGASKKVKVWEPVTTWWKPSKAAADKALKKEVG from the coding sequence ATGCGCACCCGCTCCTTGCTCACCGTCTCCACCGTGGCCACCGCCGGCGCCGCGCTCCTGCTCACCGCCGCCCCTCAGGGGCTCGCCGCCCAGCCCGCCGCGAAGACCCCGGTCTGCAAGTCGAAGGTCCTCAAGCTGGGGGCCAAGCAGGCGAAGGACACGCGGATCGTGCACATCAGCGTCAAGAACACCGGCACCCGCACCTGCACGATCGACCGCCTTCCCGTCGTCACCTTCGGCGACCTCGACGGGGCGGCCCAGCCGGTGCCGTCCGGCGAGAGCGGCCCGTACAAGGTCGGCGCGGGGAAGACGGTGTACGCCGCGGTCCGCACGATCGCCCACCTCAAGGACCCCGAGGCGCGTCGCGTCGGCACGATCACCGTGTCGGCCAACCCCGACCTCTACGGCCGCACGTTCCCCCTGAAGCAGCTGGGCGCCAGCAAGAAGGTGAAGGTCTGGGAGCCGGTGACGACCTGGTGGAAGCCTTCCAAGGCCGCCGCCGACAAGGCGCTGAAGAAGGAAGTGGGCTGA
- a CDS encoding GNAT family N-acetyltransferase, with protein sequence MDHAAVLALFDRDMREGARPDGPGARIERVGGVVRQVGSEQGWSGVVWSDLDEAGADAAITEQIRYFSGLGRDFEWKLYGHDLPVDLGRRLRAAGFTPAPEETLMVAEVADLTLDVEPPEGVRILPVTDRAGVDLVADVHEKAFGTDSSRMRHQLLAQLTGDTETVVAVVALAGDVPVSAARMELLPHTRFAGLWGGGTVEGWRGRGVYRALVAHRARVAADRGYRYVQVDALARSRPILARLGFEPLTTTTPYEYAVGSAAAA encoded by the coding sequence ATGGATCACGCTGCGGTGCTGGCACTGTTCGACCGGGACATGCGAGAGGGGGCCCGCCCCGACGGGCCCGGGGCCCGGATCGAGCGCGTGGGCGGAGTGGTGCGCCAGGTGGGTTCCGAGCAGGGCTGGAGCGGTGTCGTCTGGTCCGACCTCGACGAGGCGGGCGCCGACGCGGCGATCACCGAGCAGATCCGGTACTTCTCCGGGCTCGGACGCGACTTCGAATGGAAGCTGTACGGCCACGATCTCCCCGTCGACCTGGGAAGACGCCTGCGCGCGGCCGGCTTCACGCCCGCTCCGGAGGAGACGCTGATGGTCGCCGAGGTCGCCGACCTGACCCTCGACGTCGAGCCGCCCGAGGGCGTGCGGATCCTGCCGGTCACCGACCGCGCGGGCGTGGACCTGGTGGCCGACGTCCATGAGAAGGCCTTCGGCACGGACAGCTCCCGGATGCGCCACCAGTTGCTGGCCCAACTCACCGGCGACACCGAGACGGTGGTGGCCGTCGTGGCCCTCGCCGGGGACGTACCGGTGAGCGCCGCCCGGATGGAGTTGCTGCCCCACACCCGTTTCGCCGGGCTCTGGGGCGGTGGCACCGTCGAGGGCTGGCGCGGCCGGGGCGTCTACCGGGCCCTGGTCGCCCACCGCGCCCGCGTCGCGGCCGACCGCGGCTACCGCTACGTCCAGGTCGACGCGCTGGCCCGCAGCCGCCCGATCCTGGCCCGTCTGGGTTTCGAGCCGCTCACGACCACCACGCCGTACGAGTACGCGGTGGGCAGCGCGGCCGCTGCCTGA
- a CDS encoding SsgA family sporulation/cell division regulator, which translates to MTVTLEQPARALLVTEEDREIPVPASLRYSSDDPLAVHLDFPADISLNGSMVTWTFARGLLAEGVRAPAGAGDVHIRPNGRFRTVVELHSSYGMALLRFEKAALQRFLLRSYTVVAAGSEEVGPALDRGLTSLLRGV; encoded by the coding sequence ATGACCGTCACGCTGGAACAGCCCGCCCGCGCGCTCCTCGTCACCGAGGAGGACCGGGAGATCCCGGTGCCCGCGAGCCTGCGCTATTCCTCCGACGATCCGCTGGCCGTGCACCTCGACTTCCCGGCCGACATCTCGCTGAACGGCTCCATGGTGACCTGGACGTTCGCCCGCGGACTGCTGGCGGAGGGCGTGCGCGCCCCCGCGGGCGCCGGCGATGTGCACATCCGTCCCAACGGCCGGTTCCGCACGGTGGTGGAGCTGCACTCCTCGTACGGCATGGCGCTGCTCCGGTTCGAGAAGGCGGCACTGCAGCGCTTCCTGCTGCGCAGCTACACCGTCGTCGCCGCCGGGAGCGAGGAGGTGGGCCCCGCGCTCGACCGGGGACTGACGTCCCTCCTGCGGGGTGTCTGA
- a CDS encoding alpha/beta hydrolase — MRSTHRRRPLTGAAVAVLALLGAGLPALTAGADDDKDDARPDLSRFYDQKIKWSKCEGVEMPRDLRCGKVTVPLDYTRPQAGTLDLAMARYRATGDARGSLLLNFGGPGGPGVPELAYSGENFMDLTKGYDVVTFDPRGVGRSSPVSCGDGTDEALEATDGGEDADDPGTALARLRRAAAECRENSGPVLPHIGTRNAARDLDVMRAALGDKKLNYLGFSYGTRLGAVYAAQFPQRVGRMALDGVDTLSEPLTEQGLVGAQGQQKALEDYLDACTEELTCPFGQDARSAREQVVALVDSLDEHPLPSDFGPDFTGQDLVGAIGHALYSEQLWPMLTQALNMLVHDGDTRGVMALTGGGFAPPTTPYRVAPPTAPYRVAAPGRPHEPPDPTPSAPATPHDGLVDIEEIPLDNLPAALMAINCADDPDRPSARKLTDNLRDLRAAYEDASPVFGRYRLTQVLMCYGRPAGSDFIREEVRDVDTPKMLLVGTRGDPATPYRWTVETAKRLGPSAVVLDNKGKGHTGYGSSKCVHAKVDDFLLFGTLPDDGSSCGVDD, encoded by the coding sequence ATGCGGTCCACGCACAGACGGCGCCCTCTCACCGGAGCCGCGGTCGCGGTGCTCGCCCTGCTGGGCGCCGGGCTGCCCGCCCTGACGGCGGGCGCCGACGACGACAAGGACGACGCCCGGCCCGACCTGAGCCGCTTCTACGACCAGAAGATCAAGTGGTCGAAGTGTGAGGGCGTGGAGATGCCCCGGGATCTGCGCTGCGGCAAGGTCACCGTGCCGCTCGACTACACCCGGCCCCAGGCGGGCACCCTCGACCTGGCGATGGCCCGCTACCGGGCCACGGGCGACGCACGCGGCTCGCTGCTGCTGAACTTCGGCGGCCCCGGCGGCCCCGGGGTCCCCGAACTCGCCTACAGCGGCGAGAACTTCATGGACCTCACCAAGGGCTACGACGTCGTGACCTTCGACCCGCGCGGTGTCGGCCGCTCCTCCCCGGTCAGCTGCGGCGACGGCACCGACGAGGCCCTGGAGGCCACCGACGGCGGTGAGGACGCCGACGACCCCGGGACCGCGCTCGCGAGGCTGCGGCGGGCCGCCGCCGAGTGCCGCGAGAACTCCGGGCCGGTGCTGCCGCACATAGGCACCCGCAACGCCGCCCGCGACCTCGACGTGATGCGCGCCGCCCTCGGCGACAAGAAGCTCAACTACCTCGGTTTCTCCTACGGCACCCGGCTGGGCGCGGTGTACGCCGCGCAGTTCCCCCAGCGGGTGGGCCGGATGGCGCTCGACGGGGTGGACACCCTGAGCGAGCCGCTGACCGAGCAGGGTCTGGTGGGCGCCCAGGGCCAGCAGAAGGCGCTGGAGGACTACCTCGACGCCTGCACCGAGGAGCTGACGTGCCCGTTCGGGCAGGACGCCCGCTCGGCCCGTGAGCAGGTCGTGGCACTGGTCGACTCGCTGGACGAGCACCCCCTGCCGTCGGACTTCGGGCCGGACTTCACGGGCCAGGATCTTGTGGGCGCCATCGGCCACGCCCTCTACAGCGAACAGCTGTGGCCCATGCTCACCCAGGCGCTGAACATGCTCGTCCACGACGGCGACACGCGCGGCGTCATGGCGCTCACCGGCGGCGGCTTCGCCCCGCCGACCACCCCGTACCGCGTGGCCCCGCCGACCGCCCCGTACCGCGTCGCGGCGCCGGGCCGCCCGCACGAACCCCCCGATCCCACTCCGTCCGCCCCCGCGACCCCGCACGACGGGCTGGTCGACATCGAGGAGATCCCGCTGGACAACCTCCCCGCCGCGCTCATGGCGATCAACTGCGCCGACGACCCCGACCGGCCCTCCGCCAGGAAGCTCACCGACAATCTGCGGGACCTGCGCGCCGCCTACGAGGACGCCTCCCCCGTGTTCGGCCGGTACCGGCTCACCCAGGTGCTGATGTGCTACGGCCGCCCCGCGGGCAGCGACTTCATCCGCGAGGAGGTGCGCGACGTCGACACCCCGAAGATGCTGCTCGTGGGCACCCGGGGCGATCCGGCCACTCCGTACCGCTGGACCGTGGAGACGGCGAAGCGGCTCGGCCCCTCGGCGGTCGTCCTGGACAACAAGGGCAAGGGGCACACCGGCTACGGGTCCTCGAAGTGCGTACACGCGAAGGTCGACGACTTCCTGCTGTTCGGGACGCTGCCCGACGACGGAAGTTCATGCGGAGTCGACGACTGA
- a CDS encoding GNAT family N-acetyltransferase, with amino-acid sequence MTSPGHQDLVVTRAGVDDWAVVARWAGDEGWNPGLSDPACFFAQDPEGFFIGRLDGEPVSAVSVVTYGDDYAFLGFYLVRPDLRGRGHGRTTWKTALAHAGDRTVGLDGVVAQQDNYRQSGFEPAHRTFRYSGVVPRTAVSGDVRPVDDARLLAAYDNACHPADRPRFLERWLTADGHRALARIVDGRLTGYGVIRPGRDALRIGPLFADTAADARALFAGLAAEADGRELAVDVPEPNTAAVALVEEYGLTPSFETARMYTGPIRPYAAERVFGVTTLELG; translated from the coding sequence ATGACCTCTCCGGGCCATCAGGACCTCGTCGTCACCCGGGCCGGCGTCGACGACTGGGCGGTGGTCGCCCGATGGGCGGGGGACGAGGGCTGGAACCCGGGCCTGTCGGACCCGGCGTGCTTCTTCGCACAGGACCCCGAGGGCTTCTTCATCGGCCGGCTCGACGGGGAACCGGTCTCCGCCGTCTCCGTCGTCACCTACGGCGACGACTACGCCTTCCTCGGCTTCTACCTGGTCCGCCCGGACCTGCGCGGCCGGGGCCACGGCCGCACCACCTGGAAGACCGCGCTCGCCCACGCGGGCGACCGCACCGTGGGCCTCGACGGCGTGGTCGCGCAGCAGGACAACTACCGCCAGTCCGGCTTCGAGCCCGCCCATCGCACCTTCCGGTACTCCGGCGTGGTGCCGCGGACCGCCGTATCGGGCGATGTACGGCCCGTCGACGACGCCCGGCTCCTCGCGGCGTACGACAACGCCTGCCACCCGGCCGACCGCCCCCGCTTCCTGGAGCGCTGGCTGACCGCCGACGGACACCGGGCCCTCGCGCGGATCGTCGACGGGCGGCTCACCGGCTACGGCGTCATCCGGCCCGGCCGGGACGCCCTGCGCATCGGCCCCCTGTTCGCCGACACCGCCGCGGACGCCCGCGCGCTGTTCGCCGGGCTCGCCGCCGAGGCCGACGGCCGTGAGCTGGCCGTCGACGTGCCGGAGCCGAACACGGCCGCCGTGGCGCTCGTCGAGGAGTACGGGCTGACCCCGTCCTTCGAGACGGCCCGTATGTACACCGGCCCGATCCGGCCGTACGCGGCGGAGCGGGTCTTCGGGGTCACGACCCTGGAGCTCGGCTAG
- a CDS encoding chemotaxis protein codes for MEHALSLATLIELRRPRPYPAVSVLTPTHRREPENAQDPVRLRNVVAEAKKRLEHDPAVTRERRHDVVEQLDRALAEVDLTHAEDGLVIFAAPGEHQVWSLTRPVPERVVLSDTFLTRNLVAAQAAERPFWVLAVSADRVTLWNGGGDRVTEAHVGGFPMTRDRDNFDAERQERIGDQPSAYRDEDTRHFLRDADTALARILRTRQRPLYVTGETAALSLLDEIGTVTRDATHVPHGGLAHGTPEAVWQAVGPVVADENRRSVDTVARRLEAARGRKTFAAGVDEVRQNARQGRIQLLAVEENFRAAVRADGGSADGHLVPAESGDLDVREDIVDEIVERCLDTGAEVRFVPDGMLGDARGIAGVLRY; via the coding sequence ATGGAGCATGCCCTCAGCCTCGCGACCCTCATCGAACTGCGCCGTCCGCGGCCCTACCCGGCGGTCTCGGTACTGACGCCGACGCACCGCCGAGAGCCCGAGAACGCCCAGGACCCGGTCCGGCTGCGCAATGTCGTGGCCGAGGCCAAGAAGCGGCTGGAGCACGATCCCGCCGTCACCCGGGAGCGGCGCCACGACGTCGTCGAGCAGCTGGACCGGGCGCTGGCCGAGGTGGACCTGACGCACGCCGAGGACGGCCTGGTGATCTTCGCCGCGCCCGGTGAGCACCAGGTCTGGTCGCTGACCCGTCCGGTGCCGGAGCGTGTGGTGCTCTCGGACACCTTCCTCACGCGGAACCTGGTGGCGGCGCAGGCCGCCGAGCGGCCGTTCTGGGTGCTCGCGGTCTCCGCCGACCGGGTCACCCTGTGGAACGGCGGCGGCGACCGTGTCACCGAGGCGCACGTCGGCGGGTTCCCGATGACCAGGGACCGCGACAACTTCGACGCCGAGCGGCAGGAACGGATCGGCGACCAGCCGTCCGCCTACCGCGACGAGGACACCCGGCATTTCCTCCGCGACGCCGACACCGCGCTCGCCCGGATCCTGCGCACCCGGCAGCGCCCCCTCTACGTCACCGGCGAGACGGCGGCACTGTCCCTGCTCGACGAGATCGGCACGGTCACCAGGGACGCCACCCACGTCCCCCACGGCGGTCTCGCGCACGGCACCCCGGAGGCCGTGTGGCAGGCGGTGGGCCCCGTGGTCGCCGACGAGAACCGCAGGAGCGTCGACACCGTGGCGCGGCGACTCGAAGCGGCGCGCGGTCGCAAGACGTTCGCCGCCGGCGTCGACGAGGTCCGTCAGAACGCCCGGCAGGGCCGGATCCAGCTCCTGGCCGTCGAGGAGAACTTCCGGGCGGCCGTGCGCGCGGACGGCGGCAGCGCCGACGGGCATCTCGTGCCGGCCGAGAGCGGCGACCTCGACGTCCGCGAGGACATCGTGGACGAGATCGTCGAGCGCTGTCTGGACACCGGTGCCGAGGTCCGCTTCGTCCCCGACGGCATGCTCGGCGACGCCCGGGGCATCGCGGGCGTCCTGCGCTACTGA
- a CDS encoding GNAT family N-acetyltransferase → MSPRVTHLTDPAVTPSSRRLVWLATGEDGTPLGTAFLRLFTKEGQTHLAELEVSVHPAERQRGVGTALLDAAIISARDDRRRAVVAQADRGSPGDAFLAARGFRRVLTLTYARLELSEIDPDRITRILQQPCPGYHLTRWTGVVPTSLARTYAASRRAMDDMPMGDTDYGKVVWDVERVVAAAEAIARRGDTLYTVAAVHTSSGTIVGFSELVLPGDGKGEGQHYGTAVLPEHRGHGLGLRMKAEAIRHAHALAPDLALLTDTAEENVPMRQVNDALGYRPTHTATEYQLDL, encoded by the coding sequence TTGTCCCCGCGCGTCACCCATCTCACCGACCCCGCCGTCACCCCGTCGAGCCGTCGGCTCGTCTGGCTGGCGACCGGCGAGGACGGCACCCCCCTCGGGACGGCCTTCCTGCGGCTGTTCACCAAGGAGGGGCAGACCCATCTCGCGGAGCTGGAGGTCTCCGTGCACCCGGCCGAGCGGCAGCGGGGTGTCGGTACGGCGCTGCTCGACGCGGCGATCATCTCGGCCCGGGACGACCGGCGCCGCGCCGTCGTCGCCCAGGCCGACCGGGGCTCCCCCGGCGACGCGTTCCTCGCGGCGCGTGGTTTCCGCCGGGTGCTGACCCTGACGTACGCCCGGCTCGAACTCTCCGAAATCGACCCGGACCGCATCACCCGGATACTCCAGCAGCCCTGCCCGGGCTACCACTTGACCCGGTGGACGGGCGTCGTACCGACGTCGCTCGCCCGCACCTACGCCGCCTCGCGCCGCGCGATGGACGACATGCCGATGGGCGACACCGACTACGGCAAGGTCGTCTGGGACGTCGAGCGGGTCGTGGCGGCCGCCGAGGCGATCGCGCGGCGCGGCGACACGCTGTACACGGTGGCCGCCGTACACACGTCGAGCGGCACGATCGTCGGCTTCTCGGAGCTGGTCCTGCCGGGTGACGGAAAGGGCGAGGGGCAGCACTACGGCACCGCGGTGCTGCCCGAGCACCGGGGCCACGGCCTCGGGCTGCGGATGAAGGCGGAGGCGATCCGCCACGCCCACGCCCTGGCCCCGGACCTGGCCCTGCTCACCGACACCGCCGAGGAGAACGTCCCCATGCGCCAGGTCAACGACGCGCTCGGCTACCGGCCGACGCACACGGCGACCGAGTACCAGCTCGACCTGTGA
- a CDS encoding acyltransferase family protein, which translates to MPEDVVQHTRPSPAAPPEGKAPRAGRTSRDPYFDNAKYLTIVLVACGHAWEPLTYGSRAATAAYLTVYAFHMPAFAVISGYFSRSFDMAPGRLKRLLTGVTLPYVVFETAYTLFYRWAQDDPGYPLSLLDPWYVMWFLVALFIWRLTTPLWLMLRHPLPVALGLATLAAVSPDLGGDVSIQRVLGFLPFFVLGLTLRPSHFERLRTRRVRLSLLPVGLGALVVAYWVAPWFDAGWFYHRGSVTGQGVTRWAGLLTTPALFALAVLLTACFLAWVPGRHLWFTALGAGTMYGYLLHGFVIKWARFRDWYAVEWLHTPLGELAVTAVAVGGITLLCTSPVRAVLRCVVEPRMEWAFRKSDAAPPGDAAPASAEGRREASAEARREAPSRAPGS; encoded by the coding sequence ATGCCCGAAGACGTGGTGCAGCACACCCGCCCCTCCCCCGCCGCCCCACCCGAGGGGAAGGCGCCCCGGGCGGGGCGGACCTCGCGGGACCCGTACTTCGACAACGCGAAGTACCTCACCATCGTCCTGGTGGCCTGCGGGCACGCGTGGGAGCCGCTGACGTACGGCAGTCGGGCGGCCACGGCCGCGTACCTGACGGTCTACGCGTTCCACATGCCGGCCTTCGCCGTGATCTCCGGGTATTTCTCGCGGAGTTTCGACATGGCGCCCGGCCGGCTGAAACGGCTGCTGACGGGCGTGACCCTGCCGTACGTCGTGTTCGAGACGGCGTACACGCTCTTCTACCGGTGGGCGCAGGACGACCCGGGCTATCCGCTGAGCCTGCTGGACCCCTGGTACGTGATGTGGTTCCTGGTCGCGCTGTTCATCTGGCGGCTGACGACACCGCTGTGGCTGATGCTGCGTCACCCGCTGCCGGTCGCGCTGGGCCTGGCGACGCTGGCGGCGGTCTCACCCGATCTCGGCGGCGACGTCTCCATCCAGCGGGTGCTGGGTTTCCTGCCGTTCTTCGTGCTGGGCCTGACCCTGCGGCCCTCGCATTTCGAACGGCTGCGCACGCGCCGGGTACGGCTGTCGCTGCTCCCGGTCGGTCTGGGAGCGCTCGTGGTGGCGTACTGGGTGGCCCCGTGGTTCGACGCGGGCTGGTTCTACCACCGGGGCAGCGTCACCGGCCAGGGCGTCACCCGCTGGGCCGGCCTGCTGACCACGCCCGCCCTGTTCGCTCTGGCGGTGCTGCTGACGGCCTGCTTCCTGGCCTGGGTGCCGGGTCGGCACCTGTGGTTCACGGCGCTGGGCGCGGGCACGATGTACGGCTATCTGCTGCACGGCTTCGTGATCAAATGGGCGCGTTTTCGGGACTGGTACGCCGTCGAGTGGCTGCACACCCCGCTCGGGGAACTCGCGGTCACGGCGGTGGCGGTCGGCGGCATCACGCTGCTGTGCACCTCCCCCGTACGGGCCGTGCTCCGCTGTGTCGTCGAGCCGCGCATGGAGTGGGCCTTCAGGAAGAGCGACGCCGCCCCGCCGGGCGACGCCGCTCCCGCCTCCGCGGAGGGCCGACGCGAGGCTTCCGCGGAGGCCCGGCGGGAGGCCCCTAGCCGAGCTCCAGGGTCGTGA
- a CDS encoding GlsB/YeaQ/YmgE family stress response membrane protein, translating to MEIDGIISAIVIGIVIGVLGRLVIPGRQRIGILLTILVGIVAALIGSAIAAGIGVADTGGVDWVEWLIQIALAALGIVALDRGRARR from the coding sequence ATGGAGATCGACGGCATCATCAGCGCCATCGTCATCGGCATTGTCATAGGTGTGCTCGGCCGGCTCGTCATACCGGGTCGGCAGCGCATCGGCATCCTGCTGACGATCCTTGTGGGCATCGTCGCCGCGCTGATCGGCAGTGCGATCGCGGCGGGGATCGGTGTGGCCGACACCGGCGGCGTCGACTGGGTCGAGTGGCTGATCCAGATCGCCCTGGCGGCCCTGGGAATCGTGGCACTGGACCGCGGCCGGGCTCGCCGCTGA